ATAAAAGAAGATCTGTCAGAAAAATCGCTTAAAGGGTGGTATTTAAATTTACCACTGCTAAAAGCGGCAAAAAAACTGAATATGAAAATCATCGAGGTTCCAGTCCATGATTCTGGGGCTGCCACCAATTTTCATTTGTGGCGAGAACGATTCTATCTTTTAGCGAAGAGTATTTTCTAAAGCCTTAAAAGCTTCGTGCAGATAATAGTCAAGCCAACGATTGGTCCCAAGCGGTGTTTTATCTGAATGGATGTAACCTAAGTGCCCGCCCCGCGCTTCGATATGCACCTGAACGCTTTTTGAAAATTGTGCATTCAAATAATCTTCGGCCATAATAAACGGATCGTCCAAAGCTGAAAGCACATAGGTCGGCACATCAATATTTGAAATATAATTTATCGATGAACAAGTCTGGTAATAGTCTTCACGGTCTTTGAAGCCCCCCGCTGGGGCTGTATAAATCTGATCCATATCCCACACTGTCGACCACAGGGGAATATTATATTTTTTGTCGATAAGACCGTGGCGATGTTTTTTGTGAATATTTTTGCGCAGACGGTTTACGAATCTTAAATCATAAATTCTGTTAAACCCTTGCTTAAGATTTCTTGAACCGTTAGCTAAATTTAAAGGCGCATTCACCGTGATGGCTCCATCGGGCTTCACATGGCCTTTAAAACCACCTAACAGGCACAAAAGCATATTTCCACTCATGGAATAACCCACAGCAATTTGCTTTTTACCCGGGAACATTTCACGCAATTTGGCGAGTACAGCTGACACATCTTCAGCACGGCCTGAATGATAAGGATGACGAGCGTGGGCAAATCCATGGCCAGCCCCGCGATGATTTACTAAAACAACCGAATGTCCGAGCTGTTCACACAATAAAGCCGTTCGTTGCATATAATCGGCATGCACGTCACCAGATAAACCGTGAAACAAACTGATAACTAGATGACTTGTGCCTGGTTTATAAAAACAAAAAAGTCGATCCCCGTCAGGAAGATCGACTTCAAAATTTTTACCTAGGTATTCTAACTTTGGCGAACTTAAAAAATGCGCCCACAAAGTCTGACCGTGACCGCTGTCAGCCCAAAATGGTGCTTTTAATGGAATCAGTTCAAGTCTTTGCAATAGTAAGTTCCTTTTAGATAAACATATCCATCAGTTCTATTTCCGCGGGGATCACCATGCAGCCAATGAAGTAACGGGCCTTTATTAGTCCAGATAAACTCTCCGCCCATGGCGATCACATCACCTGCCTTGACGGGAACACGGGGACACATGTCTGAATTATACACTGCCTGCATTTCTTGACCATTAGAAAGGCGAACCACCCATTTTTGGTGCTCTCTTCCATTTCTGTCGTCAGGCAGAACTTTTACAACTGTCAGACTGCCGCCCTCTACGAAGTTCACACGGCGACGGTCGTTCACCGCTCTAACAATATCGGTATCGCTGGCAGTATCATCAACTAAAGAGATGTTTAAAGGTTCAGGAGCTGGCTCTTGGAATTTATTTTTTCTTTTAGCGTGAGCTTCGTTGAATGATGAAAATCCCACAAGGACAGTCAAGACATATAGCGATAGATGGCGTAGATTCGTCATGGTCCCCTCCATGCCTGAAAGTGTCCTAAAATCTGCGGACAAGTTCAACGACTAAGACCATGCTATGCAAGAACTTCAGACCTATTTATATTCGATGTTTTCTATCGTGACGAATTCTTCCCCAGCGGGTTTTACAATTCGCACTTCTTCGCCCACTTTTTTGCCAAGCAGCGCTTTAGCGACAGGAGACTTCCAAGATATTTTGCCCCTCTTAGGGTCAAGCTCGTCTTCACCGACAATTTGATAAACTTGTTCTTCACCATCTTCATCCGACACAGTGACGGTGGCGCTAAAAAGAACCGTGCCGCCCTTCATAAGTTTCGGATCCACAACTTCCGCATCTTCTATTCTTTTTGTTAAGAAGTGAACGCGGCGATCAATCTCTCGCAAACGTCTTTTTCCATATTGATAATCGGCGTTTTCCGAGCGATCGCCATTGCTTGCCGCCCACGCCACTACTTCCACCACCTTGGGACGCTCAACGTGCATGAGCTGATGATATTCGTCCTTTAATTTCGTAAGACCTTCGGGAGTGATATAGTTCTTGTTATTATCCATCCGCAAGATTCTAGACTAATTCACATACTTTGCACTAGCCTTTCGACTGTGAGTCAAAAAACTATTTGGCATATTGAAGAAGGACCTGGACTTTTGCTCTATTAAACAAGCCGACATTTCCTCCGAAAAAAGATTGTGGAGGATTAATGAAAAAACAGTGGAAACGCTTGCTTGTCGCAGCATTAAGCTCGTCATCTGTGTTTGCTGTGACTTGGTATTGGTACCAGTCAACTGGCAATTCTAATTCCTCCTATGGCAATGAAAAGCCTTT
This is a stretch of genomic DNA from Bdellovibrio reynosensis. It encodes these proteins:
- a CDS encoding YheT family hydrolase, whose protein sequence is MQRLELIPLKAPFWADSGHGQTLWAHFLSSPKLEYLGKNFEVDLPDGDRLFCFYKPGTSHLVISLFHGLSGDVHADYMQRTALLCEQLGHSVVLVNHRGAGHGFAHARHPYHSGRAEDVSAVLAKLREMFPGKKQIAVGYSMSGNMLLCLLGGFKGHVKPDGAITVNAPLNLANGSRNLKQGFNRIYDLRFVNRLRKNIHKKHRHGLIDKKYNIPLWSTVWDMDQIYTAPAGGFKDREDYYQTCSSINYISNIDVPTYVLSALDDPFIMAEDYLNAQFSKSVQVHIEARGGHLGYIHSDKTPLGTNRWLDYYLHEAFKALENTLR
- a CDS encoding DUF3465 domain-containing protein is translated as MTNLRHLSLYVLTVLVGFSSFNEAHAKRKNKFQEPAPEPLNISLVDDTASDTDIVRAVNDRRRVNFVEGGSLTVVKVLPDDRNGREHQKWVVRLSNGQEMQAVYNSDMCPRVPVKAGDVIAMGGEFIWTNKGPLLHWLHGDPRGNRTDGYVYLKGTYYCKDLN
- the greB gene encoding transcription elongation factor GreB yields the protein MDNNKNYITPEGLTKLKDEYHQLMHVERPKVVEVVAWAASNGDRSENADYQYGKRRLREIDRRVHFLTKRIEDAEVVDPKLMKGGTVLFSATVTVSDEDGEEQVYQIVGEDELDPKRGKISWKSPVAKALLGKKVGEEVRIVKPAGEEFVTIENIEYK